DNA from Eucalyptus grandis isolate ANBG69807.140 chromosome 5, ASM1654582v1, whole genome shotgun sequence:
CAGCTTGGGTTGGGAGACCTCGAACAATGAAGCCCGAAGCACCTTATAATCAAAACTAGGACATATGTTATTAACTACTATGTTTAAACCAAAggttatgacttttttaacacttttcctcTCTTGCTTCTGTTCTGCTAGCCTGTGAACCCTCGCCCATGCACAAGCGATGACCAGCAAGCCCTAGCTCGTCATCAAGTGTCACATGTTTCTTCATTACCAACTCTCTCACCATTTCCACGGTAAAAAGTTTATCTCTAGATATTTTAAATCACTTCTCCACTTTTATCAGattgattcttgatgatttcaaCCCTTCAAAaccattcaaaattttcaactaTTGGAGTTAGTACCCTGGTTTCCTGAAGACTTTGCAGTCTGAATGccatcttgaaaataattgCTGTCCTACAATCATTTAACATTAGAAGCTCGAGGATTCATACATGTTCTGAGCTTTTCAAAACGAGCATCAAGAGCTTTTTATTGGCTCTTCAAATGACGGTTTTACTCAACCAGAATCTTAAAGACCTAGTTTCGTATAAGGGGCGCGAAACATTATGGCGCCACTTGCTTTGGTTCGACCTAAGTTCGGCTCTATTTTTTGGCTAGCCCTTCTTAACAAGttgctaataaaatgaaaaagtggGCGGCTGTTAATCACAGCGTGGACTACGTGGGTTGGATCATAGGTCTAGACAAAATTTTCCCTTGatcgaaccaaaaaaaaaaaaaatgatttatatttttttattttttatcaagaCTAGTAGCTGTCTTGTTCCTATCGAAAGACGTATCCATAAATATTCATATAATTAACAAGAATATAGTGAGTTCAAAGTTCGAAGATTCGGGATTCAATTTTGACACGTTCTTCAATGTGAAATCATTTTATTCCTCCAAGAAGAAACTAAGACGTGGCAACTTATTAGCatgaaattgtcaaatttgGCCTATCAAAAACTTCAATATATTCTATGAAAATAAGTGTGTATAATATTAAAGGaaatttaaattaaactaatcatatgtttatgagaaatcaaatataaacaaagtttccactaaaaattaaagttaaaattaactctatcacataaattttggttaGAATCTTCATTAAATTACATGATGAAATATGatattaagcaaaaaaaaaaaaaaaaaaaaaaaaaagacctcaaagaaaaatcaaaacttagATTAGTTATAAAACTACCATTAAAGGATTTCACGAAAGTCCATGTGATTTGAGATTTGGAAATGATATCAAAATTAGTATTAGAATATATGTGTATAACTTAATAATGCGATGAGAATTCTTCTTTATAACATCAGTTAATCAAATTGAGCACAAGTATAACTTACTAATATGTTTTCCCAATGAGAAAGTCAAAGTGTACAAGATGAAAAGAATGACGGTATGATTCGATCATTCgattaaagaaatgaaatgacgGTATCATTCGATTAAAGAATCAAGATTCAATTAAAGAATTAAGAGAAACCGTAATTTACATTCGATATGCTCATTTTTTGTAGGAAATCTGCTCAACGGCATGCGCATTTTAGTCAAACGTATGAAACACATTTCTTCCAAATCTTAGTGCTTCTATCTAAGGTGGCATTTGAACTGTTCACGAACTGAGGCTTCGCTAGACTGGTCTTGACCAATCTATCATGGCATTTCGGCCCCATCCTCACAAGCTTCGCGCAACATGGTTTAGTAACTTGTCCTTTCCCGTGGAAGATGCCTACTCTGATCTCTCTGGCGCAATCGTGATCGAGCTTTGTCGCGCATGCCTTCACGGATGGAAGGCTTGGCGCGATGTACGTACACCAATTCCAGACCGAGGTACTCCCACTGAGAATCGCCGTCTTGTTCGACCGAAGCTTCGCGGAGGCGATGTACGCTCCGACTAGCTTGTCGGGCAATCTTTCCCGATGCCCACGAGCACTCCACAACAGTCGGTTCTGAGCTCTCCTTGGCTGCGAAATATTCTTGAGACGATCTGTTTTGCACAAGTGAGGTTGGACACCGGCGGACATGATGTGTTGTGCGGAGAGGATGACCGCACTGTTGAAACGCAATGGTTCCAGGTGCTTTGGCTTCTCCCTAGGATTGCCTTTGAGTTCTTCTGGTACATCGGCGACGACGAAAGAGTCGCCCTGACTATTTTGTCATGGCATGCCTTTCCCATTGCTGTAAGCTCCATGCAGCAATCACCTGAGGGATTGGCGTCGTTGAAGAAAATCCTCAGCAAGATCTCCTTTCCGCACCATTCATCCAATTGTCTCGCGCATGTTTCAAACTCGCTATGACCAACTGCAGATTCGACATAAGACGTCGCCGAGAGTGCATTAACGATGAGGACTGTTAGAACTAGCCACTCGTAATTAAAATTAGCCATGCTTACTCTTCTAGGGCCTATGATGGTACTGGTTTCTGAATTCTTTCACTGTGGATTGGGTTGACAGCATATCTTTTATAATGGAAAGATACCATAATCCTGAGATGAAACGATCCTACAGATGCATTAATGTCGTATGCGATGATTCATGTAGTTTTCAACTCCTTAAACTTTATGACCATTCATGAGTTCagacaaaagaaattaattcagCACCAACACAACATTCATGTTTCTAGCATAACGTCCAGGAGAATTTATTCCATCCCTTTGAAAATGTAGACACTAGTTATTGTCACCTTAGAACCCTCACGAGAGCGCATTACAGCACTACTTATGATCTTGATAGAAGCGCTTGGGATTTCTTTTGAAAGGGGGAGCCTTTGACATAGAAGAGTTTAGACTACCGAAGAGTCCGGACATCGGAAAAAAATGCAGAATCATCACATGAAAGATCCCCCACGTATTTATCTTTTGCGGACAGTCGGATGTTCGGTTTGATTCTTGCATTTGCGTTCAAAGATTGTTGCTCGCCTGTTGATCCGAAACCCGTCTTGCTAGTTGGAAGATGCACCCGGGAGCAATACGGCACATACCAAAAGTCCTTCTTGGAATTATAGGAAGAGGggtgccaccgccgccgccgcccctccTTCATCGTCTGCCCACGTCGGGGCCTCGAGGAGTACACTGTCCCTCCCATGGAAACCGGCGAGGGCCTCTTGCCCTTGCACAGATCTGGACGACAAGAAGCCCCCTTGCATGGTGGTGACATTTCTCGCCACCACCGAGCGTGGGCCGATTGACCCTTGCTCAATGGTGGCAAAGTTGCCACTCCACGATCGCGTCATGGCAAGTAGGCCCTTGTCGGTAATCATGCGATGTCCGCCGGGGATCACGAGATGGCCGACGGCCCTTGCCAGgaaaggtctctctctcttctgtttctttttttttaacccatttttcctctttattacaagttttgttgattttattttgatgtgtataaccacaaaaggaaaaatgcaaTTGGTTACCACAGCTAGTTCGGATTGCCCCTCGAAGGCTGTTAGACCAAATCGACTCAATAGGGCTAATTTAACTCTATATTCCAAGAGAGCACAAGTATGAAATTGGTCGAAATTTAACTcgaaaaactaaattaaaatggAAGGAgaatatatgcattaaaaaaatttctggaGACACTTTTCTAGTCGGTGAAGGTTCGTGATACTAaatattagagaaaaaaaaatctgtttgacTCGAGGGGTACGAAGTAACCCCAACAAagcacgtttttttttttttttttgtcggatcTCGAGCAGTCCTTAACCTGCTATTGAGGGAAACGGAGGGAGAACCTCCTTGGGGAGAGTGACCCCTTACGCCCCTCCGAGGCCGGGATCTGGGCCTGGATAAAGATTCGGGCCCCATTAGCTGACCCGGCCACGCCCTTATGGGTAAGGGGGGCAGCCACGTCGATCCCCGCGACGCCTTCCCCCGAGGAAACTTGGGGCGTGGTACGGGGGAGATGATGGCGCCGCTTGAAAGACCGGGTCCCTTTTGGGCCAAAGGTACAAATCATGCCGAGTAAATTCGTtgtttgttaaaatattttacgTCTCATgacaatgaaattttatatgctcTTTATAGTACACTTATCTTGTCTTTTCATAAAAGGCGTCcaattgacataaaaggcttgaAGCATTATTTggtaatgcttatcaagatgtttctcCCGGAGAGAGCAGATCGTCTTtcgaaaaactctcttctttttatctctataagatcaCCAGGTTTTCctacaaagacatgatataagagagtgatggcatggctgaaattaggtgacatTAGAAAATGGATCTGGTCTTGTTCTCAAAGTGATTGCCACCGAGCTTCAAGCTTCCcgtgaatcttgtaacaaagttgtacaagacgtcattcatatcatggttggtgatagaCTCGGGTGTTCAGccagtatgaaattcttcaagccttatcGGCCATTtcgataaggaatatcatcaatggtgaagaattgttttgatgcgaTGGACACATGCTTTGAGTAGGATTGCTTGTCGACCCATTTCTAGGTCagaataatttgattccatatcatcatctggggggtcagccatgaatattgatgaagtaacTGGTGCAATGGGGAGGGTATCAACTGTAGGAATggagaaggatgaggaggaggagagggatacTAAAGATTCTGTTTCAGTATCATGAGAAGTTTGCTCTACTGGGAGCAAAGTCTGTTTTTCTGGATTGGGAGGATCAGGTTGTTCGAGTACATTGGATAACGAGTCAAGTTCCTggtgcctaaatcctttagaaaagattctaatggatttgatagaaTCATCTGAtctggcctttctcttataacaatggaacttgatCCTGTAGGTggtgttttttctttccccttttctttctgcAGGGCTTTGAGGCGATTTCGTATGTCTGCCATATCCGGCTCTCTTCTGTTAGGATTTGttggaatagtggcaaaaatggaTGTTTGTGGCAGTGGGGGTAAATACCCGGTTTTAACAGGAGGTGCCAATGGGTCAAACGGTTTgaatcttccttcttcaagaagctggatttggtttttgagcttctctatttctggcttcggattttcaagataatggtacccaagatgttgtcccgattccaaggcgtgaagccttttccgaattcagaaagtatctttggtactttcatcatacctccggagatcttgttgcacatttccaattttggagtcaattgccttgaaggcattgttttgtgccaatagagtctctgattgccaatttagaacagcttcaGCGAAgcggaggttttttttttctgctcccatgttcatccacacgTTGGGAGTAGGGactttaggaacatggcggtatctgccatggggatcaataaactcttctgcaGCAGGGAatgagagtttagaactttccttgacaagaggaggaaaatcaGTATCCTGAAACATAGCGATAGAAGAAGTGGGTTGTGCTTCTTCCTAACTTGAGGGGGTAAGAGTGCTTCTTAGCCCActtaaggattggcttataaaatggagagaggaCTTGCTTTTTCCGGGAGAGATGgggtggtgtttttggtggatctggtaagGCTTGGAATGTAGTACTGGActgtggtggtggaggtggtatgaattggtatttatcacattcaccaagagtatcaacggaggaatctccgtcCAAGTACCTTTGGAACATCTTATCCTTTAGCCTTTTCCGTCGAGGTGGAGATTTTGCAAAAGGGTCTACCTCGTCAGGAGAATCTATGCAGGAGGAACATTGAcagaaaggatcccaaaaacaatgaccataattgtctttatagtaatgaacaggatgtccatcaccatcaGAGTGTCGAACATGTTTTTTTTGATCCGGCTCGGAAAtggattgaggaacacatggttcaatcatgaagagggtttggaagatataaggactttcttccttttccttgccaaatttgatggaaacagttccatctttttttttccttacgaCTCGAGTCCGTAGACCGGAAAGGCTTGTTGTGCCgatgtagcttttcgtagttggtaatccaagtctctggaaggagcttagccaacgtatcctttggaatctgtctaggaacatggatacaggatgcctggtcattctgcatggagatgaacaaggcatcttcattaccgttgttgaagttgaggtcaagtgcatggttctgcactcgataaaccatctggtaatgtagtgttgcagctacagagtcagcaATTTGAGGAGCTCCAGTATGTTGAACTtggactttcataaaagaaagtaactggGGATCTGAAAAGGCGATGTTGAAGTTGGGGTACAGAGTAACAAAAACTGTTCCTGCATTTaaagtagtttgaacagtaccaatgaaagcatgctggtattgtaaaagCCTGGTGTCTAACAACgctattcttgccacaactggcaaacctttacgaccatggaacgtgagagcaagacgaacagctccataatggacatgagtgtatcctCGTTGAGCCCATTGTCTCTTCTCATCATGTCTACAGAATTTACTGCAATGGGTCAACCTTTTAATTGAACTAACACCTTCCTTTGCCTTTCCCTAAGCCAAAACTCACATCAGCTTGCGCAGTTACCGTGTCAACGCGGATTGCCCACCGGAAAACATCATATCGCTAATgagaaaagtactaaaaaagtcataaatattttaattgaatcaatttatcctaaaatttttcacattaatactaatttagtcaatcCAACTAAGTCatgacaaaaatcattaatgtgGATATTAGCCGTCCTATGTGACATAATTGGTAGAACGgaccaaattatttaaaaattattcaaaaagtccaTGTCAGTACTAACCATATCATGTAGAACGATCGATGTCCACGATAGCAATTTCGAGCCTAAATTGGTAGGACGGACCAAGTTAATACTAGTGTGAAAATGCTTATGagtaaattagttcaattaaaagGTTGATGACTGATTTTGTACGAATGTAATATGTAacacttttttggtacttttcccctcaCCAAcaccttccttttccttcacattttcaaaccaaaacccTAACCTAACCAAATCAAAGCACATATCCGTAGATCAACTTGAAATAATAGATGACCTTAATGTGATGCTTTAATCTACTTATTAaatcctccctctctctcccccaccctCCCCGCCCCGCATTTAGATGAGTACATCCATAATCTAAATCTTTCTATATCTCAAGTCGTTCTAACATGTCCAAGAGGTGTCACTGAGTGCAGGTATAAAATCCATCACACAATTTCTCAGCTTGGGTTGGGAGACCTCGAACAATGAAGCCCGAAGCACCTTATAATCAAAACTAGGACATATGTTATTAACTACTATGTTTAAACCAAAggttatgacttttttaacacttttcctcTCTTGCTTCTGTTCTGCTAGCCTGTGAACCCTCGCCATGCACAAGCGATGACCAGCAAGCCCTAGCTCGTCATCAAGTGTCACATGTTTCTTCATTACCAACTCTCTCACCATTTCCACGGTAAAAAGTTTATCTCTAGATATTTTAAATCACTTCTCCACTTTTATCAGattgattcttgatgatttcaaCCCTTCAAAaccattcaaaattttcaactaTTGGAGTTAGTACCCTGGTTTCCTGAAGACTTTGCAGTCTGAATGccatcttgaaaataattgCTGTCCTACAATCATTTAACATTAGAAGCTCGAGGATTCATACATGTTCTGAGCTTTTCAAAACGAGCATCAAGAGCTTTTTATTGGCTCTTCAAATGACGGTTTTACTCAACCAGAATCTTAAAGACCTAGTTTCGTATAAGGGGCGCGAAACATTATGGCGCCACTTGCTTTTGGTTCGACCTAAGTTCGGCTCTATTTTTGGCTAGCCCTTCTTAACAAGttgctaataaaatgaaaaagtggGCGGCTGTTAATCACAGCGTGGACTACGTGGGTTGGATCATAGGTCTAGACAAAATTTTCCTTGatcgaaccaaaaaaaaaaaaaaatgatttatattttttattttttatcaagaCTAGTAGCTGTCTTGTTCCTATCGAAAGACGTATCCATAAATATTCATATAATTAACAAGAATATAGTGAGTTCAAAGTTCGAAGATTCGGGATTCAATTTTGACACGTTCTTCAATGTGAAATCATTTTATTCCTCCAAGAAGAAACTAAGACGTGGCAACTTATTAGCatgaaattgtcaaatttgGCCTATCAAAACTTCAATATATTCTATGAAAAATAAGTGTGTATAATATTAAAGGaaatttaaattaaactaatcatatgtttatgagaaatcaaatataaacaaagtttccactaaaaattaaagttaaaattaactctatcacataaattttggttaGAATCTTCATTAAATTACATGATGAAATATGatattaagcaaaaaaaaaaaaaaaaaaaaaaaaaaaaaagacctcaaagaaaaatcaaaacttagATTAGTTATAAAACTACCATTAAAGGATTTCACGAAAGTCCATGTGATTTGAGATTTGGAAATGATATCAAAATTAGTATTAGAATATATGTGTATAACTTAATAATGCGATGAGAATTCTTCTTTATAACATCAGTTAATCAAATTGAGCACAAGTATAACTTACTAATATGTTTTCCCAATGAGAAAGTCAAAGTGTACAAGATGAAAAGAATGACGGTATGATTCGATCATTCgattaaagaaatgaaatgacgGTATCATTCGATTAAAGAATCAAGATTCAATTAAAGAATTAAGAGAAACCGTAATTTACATTCGATATGCTCATTTTTTGTAGGAAATCTGCTCAACGGCATGCGCATTTTAGTCAAACGTATGAAACACATTTCTTCCAAATCTTAGTGCTTCTATCTAAGGTGGCATTTGAACTGTTCACGAACTGAGGCTTCGCTAGACTGGTCTTGACCAATCTATCATGGCATTTCGGCCCCATCTTCACAAGCTTCGCGCAACATGGTTTAGTAACTTGTCCTTTCCCGTGGAAGATGCCTACTCTGATCTCTCTGGCGCAATCGTGATCGAGCTTTGTCGCGCATGCCTTCACGGATGGAAGGCTTGGCGCGATGTACGTACACCAATTCCAGACCGAGGTACTCCCACTGAGAATCGCCGTCTTGTTCGACCGAAGCTTCGCGGAGGCGATGTACGCTCCGACTAGCTTGTCGTGGCAATCTTTCCCGATGCCCACGAGCACTCCACAACAGTCGTTGCTGAGCTCTCCTTGGCTGCGAAATATTCTTGAGACGATCTGTTTTGCACAAGTGAGGTTGGACACCGGCGGACATGATGTGTTGTGCGGAGAGGATGACCGCACTGTTGAAACGCAATGGTTCCAGGTGCTTTGGCTTCTCCCTAGGATTGCCTTTGAGTTCTTCTGGTACATCGGCGACGACGAAAGAGTCGCCCTGACTATTTTGTCATGGCATGCCTTTCCCATTGCTGTAAGCTCCATGCAGCAATCACCTGAGGGATTGGCGTCGTTGAAGAAAATCCTCAGCAAGATCTCCTTTCCGCACCATTCATCCAATTGTCTCGCGCATGTTTCAAACTCGCTATGACCAACTGCAGATTCGACATAAGACGTCGCCGAGTGCATTAACGATGAGGACTGTTAGAACTAGCCACTCGTAATTAAAATTAGCCATGCTTACTCTTCTAGGGCCTATGATGGTACTGGTTTCTGAATTCTTTCACTGTGGATTGGGTTGACAGCATATCTTTTATAATGGAAAGATACCATAATCCTGAGATGAAACGATCCTACAGATGCATTAATGTCGTATGCGATGATTGATGTAGTTTTCAACTCCTTAAACTTTATGACCATTCATGAGTTCagacaaaagaaattaattcagCACCAACACAACATTCATGTTTCTAGCATAACgtccaaaataatttattccaTCTCTTTGAAAATGTAGACACTAGTTATTTGTCACCTTAGAATCCTCACGAGAGCGCACTACAGCACTACTTATGATCTTGATAGAAGcgcttggaatttcttttgaaagGGGGAGCCTTTGACACGGAAGAGTTTGGACTACCGAAGAGTCCGGACATCCGAAAAATGCAGAATCATCATGAAAGATCCCCCATGTATTTATCTTTTGCGGACAATCGGATGTTCGGTTTGATTCTTGCATTTGCGGTCTAAGNNNNNNNNNNNNNNNNNNNNNNNNNNNNNNNNNNNNNNNNNNNNNNNNNNNNNNNNNNNNNNNNNNNNNNNNNNNNNNNNNNNNNNNNNNNNNNNNNNNNatgaaagataaagatgaaaattaaaccatgacatgatatgatatgcatgatgatatgcatgatgatgatgatgatatgtgatgagatatgatgatcacccatgatatgatatgcatgatgatatgcatgatgatatgatgatcacccatgatatgatatgcatgatgatatgcatgatgatgatgatgatgatatgtgatgagatatgatcacccatgatatgatatgcatgatgatatgcatgatgatgatgatatgtgatgagatatgatgatcacccatgatatgatatgcatgatgatgatgatatgtgatgtgatatgatgatgcatgatagtgtgTTTTTGGCTTCGGGGTAAGTAGTGCTGCTATGCATGTGtaaattgcatgatgcattgagtttgttattggatttccctatctctGGCtggtggttgtactcaccttttgagggataacatttcagattagccaaatATACCGCTTCTTGCGTCTCGTGGGGGTATTCTATGGTCTGCgtcgatgtagaggttgagtgtgcgGAGATAGATTGTCATACGTTTCCCGGACTAACTTTTATCAGAGTGtgatgtctagtgatgtatgatatcggctGGTTTGGGGCCatgtcatacaagagttcatttttgcgttcgacgggatggagctatgcggggatgctgccgccgccaccgcctgatgcacgggttgggtgtgagactttgcgcgcgatgagtaggagctggatctctttttgatgtagatagtcgacactttcgatggggtttttgtgctcgcatgatgttgaggtcgaggtttctttttgaggttttaggctggacgtggctaaGTCCTagcctttcctttttgttgtaccgaccggAAAGAAATCCATCTtgcatatatgtatgtaagcaaagtgtcgaagttgtttataaaatctgatgtttagctggtgtgtatttgtatcatggattggtaggggatagatggtgatgtttaatttgctcaTTTATGAGTCAAGTTGGGAcctttgttttaaaaaaaaaaaatgtgtctgcaaattaggacgcttgttcgaaagaaaagaaatgtattAAAGTGTAACATCGAGGCTTGTGGCCCATCGCCGAAGGATTCGGGGTGCTAGTCTTGCCCTTTGTCTTCAACATAACATGGTAGATCCCCATGCCCCCTTAGATTGACATAGTCATGAATACGAAGGCGGGGGTCATTGCATTATATAAtggtataaatataaatatgaagtTTGCACTCACCCTTTGGTTCACGGGCACACAACCTCACTATAACACCTCGAAACTATAGATGGATGTAGAGGCCTAAGTTGATTACATAGGATACTATGTAAAACACAAATGAGAGAATACAAGTTGCTTTGCTCATAAGGGCTTCATGTCGCTACGGTTGTTGTTGATGAGGCATATACTAAGACACTAAATGACAAACTCATCCCCCAAGGTTGATCGGCATCAAATTCCGTTGCCCTTCCATATTGAGGTGGAAGATGGGGATAAGGATAGGCAAGATTTTCGCCATGGAGACTATGATGGGGCAAGAGCATTTTCCAATTTATAGAGTCGAGTCCACCTTTTTGTAACTTTGTTGGCTATACAACAACATGGTCTCAACGCCATGCATGTTGGATTATGTTAATTCCCATCGCACAAAATTTCATATGGTGCATTACCAAAGTAGGGTTAAGGAGTTCCGATGCATGGACCCCTCGGGTTTGTCAAGAGCCTCCATGATTTCGATGAGGCCTAGAGGTTAGCCTTCACATCGAGTTAGAGGTCTGGGCTAGGTACTGCTGCGTCGTTCATGCGGCCTTGCATGGCGAGCCACCGGAGGGCTCGGCACGAGCACTCCAATGACGAGTGGGACGATCAGAGTGTTCCCAAGTCGAGCATTGAAAATTGAGCTCAACTTGGAGATCCAGCATAATTGCATACGACACCCAAGGAGAATGCGAGGTTGTGAAGACTGAACAACTGAAGCAACAAGAAGATGCTcattaaacataaaaataaaaataaaaactaatgactaatgaataaatgataaatgtgataaataattagaaaacaCCTTACCTTAGGAAATGAAGTGAGCAAGAGTTTGCTGAATATGGCGGGAGAGATTTCTATATAAATGGGGGCGAGGGTGAGTGCCGACCCAAAGCCTGAGCTTTATAAGAGATTGGGCCAAACAATCTCGATGGGCCAACACTCGACACTCTACAACTCTACTTTAGCAATTAGCCATCAAGCACTGTTTGGTCAATCTCCTATAAACCCTCAGTGAACAAAACGTGAAAAAAACACGCTGATTGCACGACTTGCCTTGTAAAGAAAAAAGGTGTGAACTCCGTCGGTAGCCcacgttttcctctcttttttctttcgtcgAAAATTATAGCCCAagggtttttgttttctttttattatttgagcTTTTGGTCTCCTTCAGGAGGagttaaaaaaaacataagttaTCACGTGTCAACGACTATTCGAATGGCGGTGGTGGGCCCCACGTGGCGGTGGTAGTGGCAAGCTCTAGCCAAACGCTGAGTGG
Protein-coding regions in this window:
- the LOC120293730 gene encoding uncharacterized protein LOC120293730, translating into MANFNYEWLVLTVLIVNALSATSYVESAVGHSEFETCARQLDEWCGKEILLRIFFNDANPSGDCCMELTAMGKACHDKIVRATLSSSPMYQKNSKAILGRSQSTWNHCVSTVRSSSPHNTSCPPVSNLTCAKQIVSRIFRSQGELRTDCCGVLVGIGKDCPTS